The following proteins are co-located in the Siansivirga zeaxanthinifaciens CC-SAMT-1 genome:
- a CDS encoding Dps family protein has translation MKTDIGIEEKNLDLNIKHLTVALSNDMILYIKTRKFHWNVTGASFMELHVLFENQYNGLEEAIDEIAERISKLGGKPVGTMQAFLDHATLKESDSNPDSNTMIIELLKDHESVSKELRQMITSIEDETDDMGTVDFLTSLLLQHETEAWKLRKYIK, from the coding sequence ATGAAAACAGATATTGGTATTGAAGAAAAAAATTTAGATTTAAACATTAAACACTTAACTGTAGCATTGTCTAATGATATGATATTATATATTAAAACAAGAAAGTTTCACTGGAATGTTACCGGAGCAAGTTTTATGGAACTGCACGTGCTTTTCGAAAATCAATACAATGGTTTAGAAGAGGCCATCGATGAAATTGCCGAACGTATTAGTAAGCTGGGTGGAAAACCCGTGGGTACGATGCAAGCATTTTTAGATCATGCAACCTTAAAGGAAAGCGATTCGAATCCCGATTCTAACACAATGATTATCGAATTATTGAAAGATCACGAATCGGTATCGAAAGAATTAAGACAAATGATTACTTCCATAGAAGATGAAACCGACGATATGGGAACCGTAGACTTCTTAACAAGTTTATTGTTACAACATGAAACCGAAGCTTGGAAATTGAGAAAATATATAAAATAG
- a CDS encoding CsbD family protein: MNTTKLKGNWNETKGKLKQKFGNLTDDDLMLAEGKEDELFGKLQEKLGKTKDEIHKIISDL, translated from the coding sequence ATGAATACGACAAAATTAAAAGGAAACTGGAACGAAACAAAAGGAAAATTAAAACAAAAATTTGGTAATTTAACAGACGACGATTTAATGTTAGCCGAAGGAAAAGAGGATGAGCTTTTTGGAAAGTTACAGGAAAAATTAGGAAAAACTAAAGACGAAATTCATAAAATCATTTCAGATTTATAG
- the ubiE gene encoding bifunctional demethylmenaquinone methyltransferase/2-methoxy-6-polyprenyl-1,4-benzoquinol methylase UbiE, translated as MSKIKPYKDSDLGKKEQVTQMFDNISENYDGLNRVISFGIDIKWRKKVVKIVKDSNPDTILDIATGTGDLAINLAETQATKITGLDISSGMLEVGKQKIKHKGLDSKIEMILGDSENMPFEDDAFDAITVAFGVRNFETLENGLKEIYRVLKPGGTFVILETSIPTKFPYKQGYNFYSKNILPLIGKVFSKDRSAYKYLSESASVFPYGETLNNILREIGFINVEDFPQTLGVATIYKSSK; from the coding sequence TTGTCAAAAATTAAACCATATAAGGACAGTGATTTAGGAAAAAAGGAACAAGTCACTCAAATGTTTGATAATATTTCGGAAAATTACGATGGCTTAAATCGTGTTATTTCTTTCGGAATTGATATTAAATGGCGCAAGAAAGTTGTTAAAATAGTGAAAGATTCTAATCCAGACACTATTTTAGATATTGCAACAGGAACAGGCGATTTAGCAATTAACCTCGCCGAAACCCAAGCTACTAAAATTACCGGTTTAGACATTAGCAGTGGCATGCTGGAAGTTGGTAAACAAAAAATAAAGCATAAAGGTTTAGATTCTAAAATTGAAATGATTTTAGGAGACAGTGAAAATATGCCTTTTGAAGATGATGCTTTTGATGCTATAACCGTTGCCTTTGGTGTAAGAAATTTTGAAACTCTTGAAAACGGACTTAAAGAAATATACAGGGTTCTTAAACCCGGAGGTACGTTTGTTATTTTAGAAACCTCGATCCCTACAAAGTTTCCATACAAACAGGGGTATAATTTCTATTCAAAAAACATACTACCACTCATAGGAAAAGTATTCTCGAAAGATAGAAGTGCTTATAAATATTTAAGCGAATCGGCATCTGTTTTTCCTTATGGTGAAACTTTAAACAATATTTTACGAGAAATTGGGTTTATAAATGTTGAAGATTTTCCGCAAACCTTAGGCGTTGCGACAATCTATAAATCATCAAAATAA
- a CDS encoding IS256 family transposase, which translates to MKKEDFLNDDFLKQFKTGDELTSFLKSIQKRGIEKMLEGELDAHLDYEKHQQSDNSNTRNGYGSKKIKTALGETNIKVPRDRDASFNPMLVPKRTNMVDGIENVIISLYAKGMSNSDIEEQIREVYDFDVSTSTISRITDKVTNDIVAWQNRPLEPVYLITWMDGIVFKVRENSKVINKTMYIAVGLRRDGKKEVLGLWLGKNESAAFWMSVLTDMKARGVQDLLITATDNLNGFTDTIKNVFPESKTQICVVHQIRNACRYVVWKDKKEFTKDMKSIYDAPTKSAAKAALEDFAQKWEHKYSYAIKSWRDNWEELTAFYEFPLEIRKIIYTTNLIENLNGKIRKYTKNKLSFPTDEAVMKSTFLALREATKKWSMPIRNWGIILNQFLTIFEKRVQL; encoded by the coding sequence ATGAAGAAAGAAGATTTTCTAAACGACGATTTTTTAAAACAGTTTAAAACAGGAGACGAACTGACCTCCTTTCTAAAATCCATTCAAAAGCGAGGTATTGAAAAGATGCTAGAAGGGGAACTTGATGCTCATTTAGACTATGAGAAGCATCAGCAATCCGATAATAGCAATACCCGTAACGGCTATGGGTCTAAAAAGATAAAAACAGCTTTAGGAGAGACTAATATTAAAGTTCCCAGAGACCGGGACGCTTCTTTTAACCCTATGCTGGTTCCTAAACGCACTAACATGGTTGATGGCATAGAAAACGTCATTATCAGCCTTTATGCCAAGGGTATGAGTAATTCTGATATTGAAGAGCAAATCCGAGAAGTTTACGATTTTGATGTATCCACATCTACCATATCACGTATCACAGATAAAGTTACCAATGATATTGTTGCTTGGCAAAACAGACCTCTGGAGCCCGTATATTTAATTACTTGGATGGATGGCATCGTATTTAAGGTTCGGGAGAACTCCAAAGTCATTAACAAAACCATGTACATCGCCGTAGGACTGCGTAGAGATGGTAAAAAGGAAGTCTTAGGGCTTTGGTTGGGGAAGAATGAATCGGCAGCCTTTTGGATGAGTGTACTAACCGATATGAAAGCCAGAGGCGTTCAGGATTTGCTTATCACGGCCACAGATAATCTTAACGGTTTTACCGACACCATTAAAAACGTTTTTCCTGAATCTAAAACCCAAATCTGCGTGGTACACCAGATTCGTAATGCTTGTCGGTATGTTGTTTGGAAAGACAAGAAAGAATTTACAAAGGACATGAAAAGCATCTACGATGCACCCACCAAAAGTGCAGCAAAAGCCGCCCTAGAAGACTTTGCTCAGAAATGGGAACACAAGTACTCTTACGCTATTAAAAGCTGGAGAGATAACTGGGAAGAACTTACCGCTTTCTATGAATTTCCTTTAGAAATTAGAAAAATCATTTACACTACGAACCTTATTGAAAACCTTAATGGAAAAATCAGAAAATACACTAAAAACAAGCTCTCATTCCCAACAGATGAAGCTGTTATGAAGTCCACTTTTTTAGCCCTTAGAGAGGCTACCAAAAAATGGTCGATGCCTATTAGGAACTGGGGCATTATTTTAAACCAGTTTTTAACTATATTTGAAAAAAGGGTTCAACTTTAA
- a CDS encoding fatty acid desaturase family protein, with protein MTKQAPSFSRIDSAKFFKTLNKRVNEYFKENNIKRTGNWKLWAKTITMFSLFLTPYFLLLTLNIPGWAQLLLTIVMGIGMAGVGMNVMHDGNHGSFSNKEWINRLMGSSIYILAGNVYNWQVQHNVLHHTYTNIHGHDEDLDAGRVLRFTEHTEWKWHHKFQHYYSVLLYGLLTINWAITTDWQQMRRYMKRKLSYGKLPNPVWNWSKLVISKVIYVAIWIVLPMLILEISWWKILLGFFIMHYTAGLILSVVFQLAHVMEDAEMPLPEADGTIKNTWAIHQLRTTVNFGAKSRIINWFTGGLNHQIEHHIFPNISHIHYDKIAEIVKKTAKEFNLPYNEYKTTRKAIIAHFRHLKEMGMNPALQA; from the coding sequence ATGACTAAACAAGCACCTTCCTTTTCTAGAATCGACTCTGCGAAGTTTTTTAAAACACTTAACAAACGTGTAAATGAATACTTTAAAGAAAACAATATTAAACGTACTGGAAACTGGAAACTTTGGGCAAAAACAATCACCATGTTTTCATTGTTTTTAACCCCTTACTTTTTATTATTAACATTAAACATTCCTGGCTGGGCACAACTTTTACTTACCATTGTAATGGGTATTGGTATGGCTGGTGTTGGAATGAATGTAATGCACGACGGTAACCACGGTTCATTTTCAAACAAAGAATGGATAAACCGATTAATGGGTAGTAGTATTTATATTTTGGCCGGAAACGTATACAACTGGCAAGTACAACACAATGTTTTACACCACACGTACACGAACATTCATGGCCACGACGAAGATTTAGATGCCGGACGCGTATTACGTTTTACCGAGCATACCGAATGGAAATGGCATCATAAATTCCAACATTATTATTCTGTTTTACTTTATGGTTTATTAACTATCAATTGGGCTATTACCACAGACTGGCAACAAATGAGACGTTATATGAAACGTAAATTATCTTACGGAAAACTACCAAACCCTGTTTGGAACTGGAGTAAATTAGTTATTTCTAAAGTGATTTATGTAGCGATATGGATTGTTTTACCGATGCTAATTCTTGAAATTTCTTGGTGGAAAATCCTTTTAGGATTTTTTATAATGCATTATACAGCTGGCTTAATTTTAAGTGTTGTGTTTCAATTAGCTCACGTTATGGAAGATGCCGAAATGCCTTTACCAGAAGCAGATGGCACTATAAAAAACACTTGGGCCATTCACCAATTACGTACTACTGTTAATTTTGGTGCGAAAAGCAGAATTATAAACTGGTTTACTGGAGGTTTAAACCACCAAATAGAACATCATATTTTCCCTAATATAAGTCATATTCACTATGATAAAATAGCGGAAATTGTGAAGAAAACCGCTAAAGAATTTAACTTACCTTACAACGAATATAAAACAACCCGTAAAGCAATTATAGCTCATTTTAGACATTTAAAAGAAATGGGTATGAATCCAGCTTTACAAGCTTAA
- a CDS encoding TrkH family potassium uptake protein translates to MLKLNYKIICHFLGLLLLFNGGFMLLSALVSLIYKDGVTFQIFMAGVLTLCSGVIAMFLTRYHRKEMNKREGYIVVTFGWIIMSLSGTLPYVLSGGIPNFTNAFFETMSGYTTTGASILNDIEALPKGVLFWRSTTHWIGGMGIIVLAIAILPLLGIGGMQLFAAEAPGPSADKLHPRITDTAKRLWLIYFGYTAAETLFLKLAGMSFFDAINHSMATLSTGGFSTKNASLAYWNNQPVIQYIVILFMFLAGANFVLSYFAFKGKIQKIIHDEEFKLYFKFIGIFTIIATLLIYFGADVSISTIHHPMVWGEFESAFRHALFQVLSVITTTGFVSADYTLWTPFLVVFFFGLMFLGGSAGSTSGGVKVVRHLILIKNGFLEFKRTLHPNAILPVRYNQRAIPETIVFNVLGFFILYMLSFIIGALVFSMFGLDFTSSVGLSASSLGNVGPAFGNFGPVSNYAALPHLGQWWASFLMLIGRLELFTVLILLTPFFWRNR, encoded by the coding sequence ATATTGAAACTTAATTATAAAATTATTTGTCATTTTTTAGGTCTGTTGTTATTATTCAACGGCGGTTTTATGTTGCTCTCTGCTTTGGTGAGTTTAATATATAAAGACGGAGTTACGTTTCAAATATTTATGGCGGGTGTTTTAACCCTTTGCAGTGGGGTAATAGCCATGTTTTTAACACGCTATCACAGAAAAGAGATGAATAAACGCGAAGGTTACATTGTGGTAACTTTTGGGTGGATCATCATGTCTTTGTCGGGCACCTTGCCTTATGTTTTGTCTGGAGGTATTCCAAATTTCACCAATGCTTTTTTCGAAACCATGTCGGGGTATACAACTACGGGCGCCTCAATTTTAAACGATATTGAAGCCTTGCCAAAAGGTGTTTTATTCTGGAGAAGCACCACACACTGGATAGGAGGTATGGGAATTATCGTGCTAGCTATCGCTATTTTACCATTGTTAGGCATAGGAGGTATGCAGCTTTTTGCAGCCGAAGCGCCAGGCCCCAGTGCCGATAAATTACATCCCCGAATAACCGATACAGCAAAACGTTTATGGCTTATTTATTTTGGTTATACAGCTGCCGAAACCTTATTTTTAAAGTTAGCCGGCATGTCGTTTTTCGATGCCATTAATCACTCCATGGCTACTTTGTCTACTGGTGGTTTCTCAACCAAAAATGCCAGTTTAGCCTATTGGAACAACCAACCAGTTATTCAATATATAGTCATCCTTTTCATGTTTTTGGCGGGTGCCAATTTCGTGTTAAGTTACTTTGCTTTTAAAGGTAAAATTCAAAAAATTATTCACGACGAAGAGTTTAAATTGTATTTTAAATTCATTGGTATTTTTACAATTATAGCCACTTTACTTATTTATTTTGGTGCCGATGTTTCCATTTCAACAATCCACCATCCTATGGTTTGGGGCGAATTCGAAAGCGCGTTCAGGCATGCTTTATTTCAAGTGTTAAGTGTTATTACAACAACAGGTTTTGTGTCGGCCGACTACACATTATGGACGCCCTTTTTAGTAGTTTTCTTTTTCGGACTCATGTTTTTGGGCGGTTCTGCAGGAAGTACTTCGGGAGGCGTCAAAGTTGTGCGTCATTTAATATTAATAAAAAACGGATTTCTAGAATTTAAACGCACGCTGCATCCCAACGCCATTTTACCCGTTCGATATAACCAGCGCGCCATTCCAGAAACCATCGTTTTTAATGTCTTGGGCTTCTTCATACTTTACATGTTGTCCTTTATAATTGGTGCCTTAGTATTTTCAATGTTTGGTCTCGATTTCACCTCGTCTGTTGGGCTTTCGGCATCTAGTTTGGGTAATGTAGGTCCGGCTTTTGGCAATTTCGGTCCCGTGAGTAATTATGCTGCACTTCCGCATTTAGGACAATGGTGGGCCTCATTTTTAATGCTCATTGGTCGTCTGGAACTCTTTACCGTCTTAATTTTATTAACGCCGTTTTTTTGGCGTAATAGATAG
- a CDS encoding TrmH family RNA methyltransferase — protein sequence MLSKSQIKLITSLKQKKYRVQHGLFVVEGVKTINELLKSHLQMHRLYTTETFNIDAKLEVLITESELKKISFLTTPNTALAVFEIPKPKKIQENSLIVALDAVRDPGNLGTIIRLCDWFGISDLVCSTETVDCFNPKVVQATMGSITRVNISYLDLNQFLSDTKLPVFGAFMEGANVYETTLINKGVLVMGNEANGISKTIEALINNKISIPRFGNIQATESLNVATATAILLSEFKRR from the coding sequence ATGCTTTCTAAAAGTCAGATTAAATTAATTACCAGTTTAAAGCAGAAAAAATATAGAGTACAACACGGACTTTTTGTTGTAGAAGGGGTTAAAACAATAAACGAATTGTTAAAATCTCATTTACAAATGCATCGTCTTTATACGACCGAGACTTTCAATATTGATGCCAAACTGGAAGTTTTAATTACAGAATCTGAATTAAAAAAAATAAGCTTTTTAACAACTCCCAATACAGCTTTAGCCGTTTTTGAAATTCCGAAGCCAAAAAAAATACAAGAAAATAGTTTAATAGTTGCTTTAGATGCTGTAAGAGATCCTGGTAATTTAGGAACCATTATCAGGCTATGCGATTGGTTTGGTATAAGCGATTTGGTTTGTAGTACAGAAACGGTAGATTGTTTTAACCCGAAAGTTGTGCAAGCCACAATGGGGTCTATAACCCGAGTTAATATTAGTTATTTAGATTTAAATCAGTTTTTGTCTGATACCAAACTTCCTGTTTTTGGAGCCTTTATGGAAGGTGCTAATGTTTACGAAACAACATTAATTAATAAAGGTGTTTTGGTAATGGGTAATGAAGCTAATGGTATTTCTAAAACCATTGAAGCCTTAATTAACAACAAAATTTCGATTCCTAGATTTGGTAATATTCAAGCTACAGAAAGTTTAAATGTAGCAACGGCCACAGCTATTTTATTAAGCGAATTTAAAAGGCGTTAA
- the trkA gene encoding Trk system potassium transporter TrkA: MKIIIAGAGEVGFHLAKLLSYESQEITLIDTNKEILLYAETHLDIRVVKGDSTSIAILKESRVNTCDLFIAVTSSETTNITVCVLAKQLGAKRTIARISNTEFIHHKEELGFTKFGIDELISPEALAASEIELSLRQTSFRESFEFEGGALSMASLTLSRSALFVGKTVKQAAEILPEIHFVPIAIKRYGTQFTIIPRGDTVFERGDDVVFITSEGGAEELCRLTGKSNREINNVMILGGSKIGFKTARDLSSKKFNVKLLEENKERAFDIADDLPEVLVIHSDGRNVDLLDEEHISEMDAFIAVTKNSETNIMSCLVAKSKGVKKTIALVENMDYFELSHSIGIDTLVNKKLLAANNIFRYIRKGDVVAMTKLSNLNAELLEFEVNSTSLVCNKLIKDIDFPRAAIIGGVIRNGVGIIALGSFKIQEGDLVVVCCLLQSIKRVEQLFL; encoded by the coding sequence ATGAAAATAATTATTGCAGGCGCAGGTGAAGTAGGGTTTCATTTAGCTAAATTATTGTCTTACGAATCTCAAGAAATAACTTTAATAGATACCAATAAAGAAATTTTGCTTTATGCCGAAACGCATTTAGATATACGAGTAGTTAAGGGAGATTCTACCTCAATAGCTATTTTAAAAGAATCGCGCGTAAATACTTGCGATTTATTTATTGCTGTTACTTCAAGCGAAACAACCAATATTACGGTTTGTGTATTGGCTAAGCAGTTAGGTGCAAAACGAACCATAGCAAGAATTTCTAATACCGAATTTATCCACCATAAAGAAGAATTAGGTTTTACTAAATTTGGTATCGACGAATTAATTTCACCCGAAGCGCTTGCAGCATCAGAGATTGAGTTATCGTTACGACAAACATCCTTTAGAGAAAGTTTTGAGTTTGAAGGCGGTGCCTTATCCATGGCAAGTTTAACGCTGTCTCGTTCGGCATTATTTGTTGGAAAAACAGTAAAACAAGCTGCCGAAATATTACCAGAAATTCATTTTGTACCCATAGCGATTAAACGTTATGGTACCCAATTTACTATTATACCGCGCGGCGACACTGTATTTGAACGCGGCGACGATGTGGTGTTTATAACGTCGGAAGGTGGTGCCGAAGAATTATGCCGACTTACCGGAAAATCGAACCGGGAAATCAATAATGTTATGATTTTAGGCGGAAGTAAAATTGGTTTTAAAACCGCGCGCGACTTATCTAGTAAAAAATTTAACGTTAAACTTTTAGAAGAAAATAAAGAACGCGCATTCGATATTGCCGACGATTTGCCTGAAGTTTTAGTAATACATAGCGATGGCAGAAATGTAGATTTATTAGATGAGGAGCATATTAGCGAAATGGATGCCTTTATAGCGGTTACCAAAAACTCTGAAACCAATATCATGTCTTGTTTGGTAGCTAAATCTAAAGGCGTTAAAAAAACCATAGCTTTAGTAGAGAATATGGATTATTTCGAGCTGTCGCATTCCATAGGTATCGATACACTTGTAAATAAAAAACTACTGGCAGCCAACAATATTTTTAGATACATTCGAAAAGGCGATGTTGTTGCCATGACCAAACTAAGTAATTTAAATGCAGAATTATTAGAGTTTGAAGTTAATAGTACTTCGTTGGTTTGCAATAAATTAATTAAGGATATCGATTTTCCAAGAGCAGCCATTATAGGTGGGGTTATTAGAAACGGTGTTGGTATTATTGCACTGGGAAGTTTTAAAATTCAGGAAGGCGATTTGGTTGTTGTTTGTTGCCTTTTACAGTCAATTAAACGTGTCGAGCAGTTGTTCTTATAA
- a CDS encoding pyridoxal phosphate-dependent aminotransferase: MQLLSDRILNMATSATLAMAAKARELRTEGKDIIGLSLGEPDFNTPDFIKEAAIQAINENYNSYSPVDGYGDLKEAIITKFKRDNNLTYTPAQIVVSTGAKQSLANIAAVMTNKGDEVIMPCPYWVSYADLIKLNDGIPVEVKTTIDTDFKMTPAQLEAAITPKTKMIWFSSPCNPSGSIYSKEELRGLADVLVKYPDVYVVSDEIYEHINYVGGHASMAQFEDMYDRTITVNGVSKAFAMTGWRIGYIGAPEKIARACNKMQGQITSGANCIAQRATITALNESPSRVQYMIDEFKVRRDLILDLLNDIEGFKTNTPEGAFYVFPNVTHFFGKTIKGHTIKDAADFSMFLLEEALVATVDGGAFGNPDCIRISYAASQEQIIEAIKRIKEAVS, encoded by the coding sequence ATGCAATTACTATCCGATAGAATTTTAAACATGGCTACGTCTGCGACATTGGCCATGGCTGCAAAAGCAAGAGAATTAAGAACAGAAGGAAAAGATATTATTGGTTTAAGTTTGGGTGAGCCAGACTTTAATACACCAGATTTTATTAAAGAGGCTGCTATACAAGCTATAAACGAAAACTATAACTCTTACTCTCCTGTAGATGGTTATGGCGATTTAAAAGAAGCTATTATCACCAAATTTAAACGTGATAATAACCTAACTTACACACCTGCACAAATTGTGGTTTCTACAGGTGCAAAACAATCGTTAGCGAATATTGCTGCCGTTATGACTAACAAAGGCGACGAAGTTATTATGCCTTGTCCTTACTGGGTTAGTTATGCCGATTTAATTAAATTAAATGATGGTATCCCTGTTGAAGTTAAAACAACCATCGATACCGATTTTAAAATGACACCTGCACAGTTAGAAGCTGCTATTACGCCTAAAACTAAAATGATTTGGTTTAGCTCGCCTTGCAACCCAAGTGGTTCTATTTACAGCAAAGAAGAATTACGTGGCTTAGCTGATGTACTAGTTAAATATCCAGATGTTTATGTAGTTTCAGATGAAATTTACGAACACATTAACTACGTTGGAGGTCATGCAAGTATGGCGCAATTTGAAGATATGTACGATCGCACAATTACTGTAAATGGTGTTTCTAAAGCATTTGCAATGACGGGATGGCGTATTGGATACATTGGTGCTCCAGAAAAAATAGCTAGAGCTTGCAACAAAATGCAAGGTCAAATAACAAGTGGTGCTAACTGTATTGCACAGCGTGCTACCATTACAGCGCTTAACGAATCGCCAAGTCGTGTGCAATACATGATTGACGAATTTAAAGTACGTCGTGATTTAATTTTAGATTTATTAAACGATATAGAAGGTTTTAAAACCAATACGCCGGAAGGTGCTTTTTACGTATTTCCTAACGTAACGCATTTCTTCGGAAAAACGATAAAAGGACACACTATTAAAGATGCAGCCGATTTTTCTATGTTCTTATTAGAAGAAGCTTTAGTTGCTACTGTTGATGGTGGTGCGTTTGGAAATCCAGATTGTATTCGTATATCTTACGCGGCATCTCAAGAGCAAATTATTGAAGCCATTAAAAGAATAAAAGAAGCTGTTAGTTAA
- the porT gene encoding type IX secretion/gliding motility protein PorT/SprT: MKHIFALLSLLFVIQTSNAQLFKREKVTYDANQGRGSTDNNLLRWGYFLGINNYDFNFDYNEDLRDIYVKTSPGFSVGLIGNLRVNNYVDLRLEPGLFITTRELYYSESYFNGSAITEADLTREVKSTYIHVPLLVKISTKRINNFKPFIVGGFSTALNLSSNESNPNDNSNGQFRTKKNMLFYELGFGIDLYLYNFKFTPSIRGLFAINDELVRDKDPNSPWTSNINSMKTRGVFINFTFQ, from the coding sequence ATGAAGCATATTTTTGCCTTATTATCACTTTTATTTGTTATCCAAACTTCTAACGCTCAATTATTTAAAAGAGAAAAGGTAACTTATGATGCTAATCAAGGTCGTGGTAGCACCGATAATAATTTATTGCGTTGGGGTTATTTTTTAGGAATTAATAACTACGATTTTAATTTCGACTATAACGAAGACCTTAGAGATATTTATGTAAAAACAAGCCCCGGCTTTAGTGTGGGTTTAATAGGTAATCTTCGCGTTAACAATTATGTAGATTTACGTTTAGAACCTGGTTTGTTTATTACGACTCGAGAATTATATTACAGTGAAAGTTATTTTAATGGAAGCGCTATTACTGAAGCAGATTTAACGCGCGAGGTAAAATCGACCTATATTCATGTGCCGCTTTTGGTAAAAATATCAACCAAACGTATTAACAACTTTAAACCTTTTATTGTTGGTGGTTTTTCTACGGCATTAAATTTATCGAGCAACGAATCAAACCCTAACGACAACAGTAACGGGCAATTTAGAACCAAAAAGAACATGCTTTTTTACGAACTTGGTTTTGGTATCGATTTGTACTTATATAATTTTAAGTTTACACCTTCCATTCGCGGCCTCTTTGCTATAAACGATGAGTTAGTTAGAGACAAAGACCCAAACAGCCCTTGGACCAGCAATATAAACAGCATGAAAACTAGAGGTGTGTTTATAAACTTTACGTTTCAATAA